GGCATGCAGCCAGTCGTCGATAGCATCGGCCCTGACGGTACCCGTAAACGTCAGCGAGTTCAGGTCGGTATCAGCAACACGCAGTGGCTGCGCGCGGTAACGATTGATGTTGGCCACCACCACCGACAGCGGTTCGTTGTCGAACTCCAACCGCTGATTGCGCCAAGCCGCGGCATTGGCCGGATCGCTTGCGGTGACGTTCATAGCCGCACGCGACGGATCATAGGTCACCGACTGGCCTGCCACGGCCTCCAGGCTATTGTGCGAGCCGCCGGTGGCATCAGCCACGCGCACGCGGCCTTCCGCCATGGCGAGGGTGACATAGTCGCCGGTGCGACGGACGTTGAAGGCCGTACCGATGTCCTCGATGGTCACGCCGCCCGCATGCACCACGAACGGACGCCCCGCATCGTGCACAACTTCGAAATAGGCCTCGCCGGAGGAGAGATCCACTTCGCGCTGGCCATGGCTGAAACGCGTGGTGAGACGCGTGGCGCCGCCGAGCGTAAGGCGCGTGCCGTCATCCAGCACCACGCTGCGTTGCGTGGCAATGGCACTGGCATACGCCTGCGTGGTGACGCTGCCGGAGGTTGCATGCCAACCCACGTAGCCGCCCACGGCCAGTATCACGGCGGCCGCAGCCGCGGCCGGGATCCACCAGCGTTGCGGCGCCACCCGCGGCGAAGCGAACTCCGCCATCAACCGCTCGCGCGACACCTCACCCAGCATCTGCAGGCGCATGGCCAACTCGGTCACGCGCTCGAACGCCGTGAGGTGTGCGGGATCTTCATCGGTCCAGGCCAGCCATTGCGCGGTTGTCCGTTCCGTCGCAGCGGGATCGCGCAGTCGCACCCACCAATCGGCGGCGACGCGCAGGTTTTGTTCGTTCAATGTGTTAGCCATCATGGCATCTCCAGTTCGTCTACCCGCGCCCGGCAATGAGCCAGGGCGTTGGCGACGTGATAGCGCACCATGCGCTCACTAATTTTCATGGCCCGCGCGATAACGCTGATCTCGCAGCCGTCGATGACATGCATGACAAAAGCACGTCCGGTCTTGGCAGGTAATTCACGCAGCGCTTTGTAGAGCTCCTGCAATTGCCCCGTGGCATGCACATGGCGCTCGGGAATAGGCGCAAGGTGCAGGTCCTCGTCCGGAATCTCCACCGGATGCTCGGCGCGCACCTGGCGCGCGCGCATCCGATCCACCGCCAGGTTTGAGGCAACGCGAAACAGATAGGCACGCAACGACTCCACCTGCTCGGGGCGATCCATGGTCACCAGGCGCACATAGGCTTCCTGCGCAACCTCCTGAGCATCGGATAACGAATTCAGGCGGCACTGCAGGAACGCCACGAGCGCACGGTTGTGCTCGCGGAACAGATCAGCGATGCGCAAGGCAAACGCCGGATCGAGATTCACGCCCGGATGGGTGGGCGCGGCTACAGGTCTATCCACTTAGGCTGCCCTGGTCACGTCGGCAAGCGGCGGCAAGGCTTCCATGGCTGCCGACGCCTCTGTCGCATCGCGCCACCACGTTACAGGGCGCAATGCGTCGTTCAACAGTTTCACTGCGTCCCAGCGTAATTCCGCGCGGCGCCTGAACAAGGCGCGGCGCTTACTTTCCATTTCTGCTTCCGTCCGGTGGTGCAACGTGGCCGGCATCAGGAACCAACCATCGTCGATGGCGACACCGCCTTGCTCCAGCCAGTAGGCATCGTAATCGGAGAAGAGACGTGCGCGCCCCAGCAACGGGTGCGCCACGTTCCCCACGGCAAGGATACGCCGCAAGCCGCACTGACCTGCAAACGCATAGGCCAGCACCAGCATCAGCTGCTTCGGGCGCATGCCGTGCATGTTTTTGGTCAGTTCGCGCACTACCTCGCGCGCATCCTCGCCCGACGGCCCCTGGATGCAGCCGATGGCCAGCGTATCGTCGTCGATGAGCGTCATCACGAGGCGGTACAGCGTGCGATCAAAGGCGTCGGTCAGCTCAAGGGTGAGCTCGCCCTCGCAATTCATATGCGCGGGAGCGCGCAGATGAAGCCCGACCTCGCTGCCGTCCTTCAGCGTGATGAAACCCAGGGTGGCCCGACCCTGCACGTAGACACCCTCAAAGAGATCCGCCGACCAGCGTTCCAGCAACAGGCGATAGTGCGTCTGCACTGCACGCAAGCGGTCCGGGCGGTGCCAACGCCGATTCACGAAGCGGTGGTGGTAGCGCTCCAGCAGGCGCGGATCCGCCTCTACGCACGCACGCAGCGAAGGGTGCGAAGCCAGGAACGACAGATACTGATGATGTCGCACCGGCATACCCAGCGCGCGCACTAGATACTTGCCGGCCATCAAGGCCAACCTGCCCGGATCGTCGGACCAGTCGGTGCGTCCACACAGCGAGCGCCACCACAGCGACAAGCCGGGTTGGCCGTCCTTGGCCGGGAGTTCCCTGCGTCCAGT
This genomic window from Dyella terrae contains:
- a CDS encoding VirK/YbjX family protein, which produces MNERNLQPGDEPLDADLVFAASGCAYAAQRSLERELQWVGITSPQVTGRRELPAKDGQPGLSLWWRSLCGRTDWSDDPGRLALMAGKYLVRALGMPVRHHQYLSFLASHPSLRACVEADPRLLERYHHRFVNRRWHRPDRLRAVQTHYRLLLERWSADLFEGVYVQGRATLGFITLKDGSEVGLHLRAPAHMNCEGELTLELTDAFDRTLYRLVMTLIDDDTLAIGCIQGPSGEDAREVVRELTKNMHGMRPKQLMLVLAYAFAGQCGLRRILAVGNVAHPLLGRARLFSDYDAYWLEQGGVAIDDGWFLMPATLHHRTEAEMESKRRALFRRRAELRWDAVKLLNDALRPVTWWRDATEASAAMEALPPLADVTRAA
- a CDS encoding RNA polymerase sigma factor, with product MDRPVAAPTHPGVNLDPAFALRIADLFREHNRALVAFLQCRLNSLSDAQEVAQEAYVRLVTMDRPEQVESLRAYLFRVASNLAVDRMRARQVRAEHPVEIPDEDLHLAPIPERHVHATGQLQELYKALRELPAKTGRAFVMHVIDGCEISVIARAMKISERMVRYHVANALAHCRARVDELEMP
- a CDS encoding FecR family protein; translation: MMANTLNEQNLRVAADWWVRLRDPAATERTTAQWLAWTDEDPAHLTAFERVTELAMRLQMLGEVSRERLMAEFASPRVAPQRWWIPAAAAAAVILAVGGYVGWHATSGSVTTQAYASAIATQRSVVLDDGTRLTLGGATRLTTRFSHGQREVDLSSGEAYFEVVHDAGRPFVVHAGGVTIEDIGTAFNVRRTGDYVTLAMAEGRVRVADATGGSHNSLEAVAGQSVTYDPSRAAMNVTASDPANAAAWRNQRLEFDNEPLSVVVANINRYRAQPLRVADTDLNSLTFTGTVRADAIDDWLHALPQVLPLQVGNVSGETVLSDTRNKAAPH